Proteins encoded within one genomic window of Humulus lupulus chromosome 1, drHumLupu1.1, whole genome shotgun sequence:
- the LOC133822897 gene encoding uncharacterized protein LOC133822897 produces MCDASDFIVGTVLGLRIDKYPMMKKDAKPRLIQWVLLLQEFYMEIRDKKGTKNLIADHLSRLEVEESPRNEWLFAIRDEITVPWFVDYVKFFGYKICVPEDERNSILTHCHPLQCGGHFGASRTAAKWVEEATTQANDGKVVLNFLHKHIFTRFGTPRAIISDEGSHFCNKQLDALLAQYGVYHRTIFPYHR; encoded by the exons atgtgtgatgcaagtgatttCATAGTAGGGACAGTTTTGGGGCTGAGGATTGATAAG TATCCTATGATGAAAAAAGATGCAAAACCTCGTCTCATTCAGTGGGTATTATTGCTACAAGAATTTTATATGGAGATACGAGACAAAAAGGGCACAAAAAATTTAATAGCAGATCATTTGTCAAGACTTGAAGTAGAGGAAAGTCCAAGAAATGAGTGGTTGTTTGCAATTCGTGATGAGATCACAGTGCCATGGTTTGTTGATTATGTGAAATTTTTTG GTTATAAGATTTGTGTGCCAGAAGATGAGAGGAATTCTATCCTTACTCATTGTCACCCTTTGCAATGTGGTGGCCATTTTGGAGCTTCAAGGACAGCAGCAAAG TGGGTTGAGGAAGCAACAACTCAAGCTAATGATGGTAAAGTGGTCTTAAACTTTCTGCACAAGCACATATTTACCCGGTTTGGTACTCCTCGAGCTATCATTAGtgatgaagggagtcatttttGTAACAAGCAACTTGATGCTCTTCTTGCTCAAtatggagtttatcaccgaaCTATTTTTCCATATCATCGTTAA